Below is a genomic region from Lysobacter terrestris.
CTGTCGGCGGTTGTAGTTTCCGGTGCCGGATTGCTGGCCGGCATCACCGGGACGATGTCGACCAGCGGCCGGCTCGCGATCGCATCCAGGCGCATCCAGATCCGGTACCCCGCGTCGGCCGACGTGCCGGGCCAGTGGTACACGCCGGCCAGGCGGTTGGCATCGCGCGCGTCGATGGCGCTGGTCATCTCGAAGACGAGGTCCTGCAGCGTGCGCGCGCAGCCGCCGGCGCGCCGCACCCGCGCGGCAGCGGGCGCGTCGTCGCGCGGCAGGCGCTCGACGGCATCGACTTCGGTGCACTTGCGGTCGGTGAAGATGGTCTGCCCGCTCGCGGTCACGCAGCGCCGCACGTCCGCCTGCGCAGGCCGCGGCCACAGCGACAGCAGTGCGCAGAACAGCAGCAGGGGAAGGAGGGGACGGAGCGGCATGGCGGCAGCCTAGCGCCGCCGATCCGGTGCGGATAGTGCGGTGCCGCCCAGAACCGCACGCCGGTCAAGCCGCGATGAAGTAGCAGCCGGCGTAGCGACGCACGTTGAAGTCGACGATGCGCCCGCTGTGGTCGGCGAACACCAGTTGCATCAGGCCCGCGTCGCGCGGCATCGCATGCGCCGCGTCTTCGCCGGAGCCGATCCAGGCGGCGAGGAAGCGCGCGTCGCTCAGCGGTTGCGTCGACAACCGCTCGAGTTGCTTCATCACCGGCAGAGCCTGGCGCTGGTTCATGCCGGCCCAGTGGTAGCTCTCGGCAACGCGATTGACGTCGTGCAGCGCGAAGGCGCCGACCAGGTCGCGCGAAAGCTGGTCGGGAGAGCGCGCGCAACCGGCTGCTGCCGAACGGCGGCCGGGCACGACAACCTGCAAGGACGCGCCGGCATCCGCGTAGGCGCCCATTGCGGTGGCATCGGAGCGGCTTTCTGCCGCCGCCAGGGCCAGGCGAATGGCGAGGTCATCGGAAAGACGCGTCGGTTGCGCCTGGAACAACGCACAGGGCTTGTCGGTGTAGACGGCGTTGCCGTCGGTCGTTTCGCAGCGCTGGATGATCGAATCAGCGGGCGCGCCCACATCGCGCGAATGCGCCACGCCGAAGGCGGACAGGGCGAGAACCGGCAGCAAGGCAAGGGCAAGTGTTTTCACGACACGCGGCGTCTGGGGCACGCCGCGATCTTCCATGGCGCCGGGTCAACGACGCGTATGAAGCCGCCGATTCAGCCTGAACCTGTGCTGTTCGACGACGGAGGTTCAGCGACGTGCAAATGCAGTGATCGTCGCCGCGCGCAACCTCACTCCAGCCGCGCGAGCACGCCGAGCGTCGGCTTGGACAGATTGAGCGTGTAGAAGTGCAGGCCGGGGGCACCGCCGTCGATCAGCCGCTGGCACAGGCTGGCGACGAAATCCGAGGCGAATTCGCGCACGCTGTCGACGTCGTCGCCGAAGGCCTGCATGCGCTTGCCGATCCAGCGCGGGATCTCCGCGCCGCAGGCTTCGGAGAAACGGCGCAGCTGGGTGAAATTGGAGATCGGCATGATGCCCGGGACGATCGGCACGTCGATGCCGAGCCGGCGCGCATCGTCGACGAAGCGGAAATACGCGTCGGCGTTGTAGAAGTACTGGGTGATCGCGCCGTTCGCGCCGGCTTCCACCTTGCGCTTGAAGTTGCGCAGGTCGGCAAGCGCATCGTCGGCCTGCGGATGGCACTCCGGATACGCCGCGACTTCGATGTGGAAGAAGCCGTTGTATTCGGTGCGGATGAATTCGACCAGGTCGGAGGCGTAGCGGAAATCGCCGGCGCGGCCCATGCCCGACGGCAGGTCGCCGCGCAGGGCGACGATGCGCCGGCAGCCCATGGCCTTGTAGCGCAACAGCAGCTCGCCCAGTTCGGCGCGTGTGCCGCCGACGCAGGACAGGTGCGGCGCGGCGTCGAGGCCGTGGTGCGCGTGCAGGCGCTCGATCGTTTCCGGGGTGTACGACAGGGTCGAGCCGCCCGCGCCGAAGGTGCACGAGACGTAGTCCGGCTTGAGCGACTTGAGCCGCGCGGCGGTCTTGTCCAGCTGCGCGCGCTGTTCGTCGGTCTTGGGCGGATAGAACTCGAAGCTGAGGGCGGGGAGGGGCATGCGGCGGGCCGTGGATCGGGTTTTCCGGAAGTCTATCGCTTCATCGCGATGATAGGAAATAACGATCCGATAGGTAGCGCGACCGGCCGTTCGCCCGGCGTCCAATCAGGTGAGGGATGACGTCGGAGGTGGGCTGGCAGGCGCCGTCGTGCACAAAGAAAAACGGGCGCCGAAGCGCCCGTTTTCCGTACGGCCTGCCGCGTGATGGCGATCAGTAGCGGTAGTGATCCGGCTTGTACGGGCCTTCCACGGCCACGCCGAGGTAATCGGCCTGGTCCTGGGTCAGCGTGGTCAGCTTCACGCCGATCTTCTCCAGGTGCAGGCGCGCGACTTCCTCGTCCAGCTTCTTCGGCAGGATGTAGACGCCGACTTCGTAGTTGTCCTTGTTCGCCCACAGGTCCAGCTGCGCAAGCGTCTGGTTGGAGAACGAGTTGGACATCACGAAGCTCGGGTGGCCGGTGGCGCAGCCCAGGTTCACCAGGCGGCCTTCGGCCAGCAGGAAGATGCTGTTGCCGTTGGCGAAGGTGTACTTGTCGACCTGCGGCTTGATGTTGAGCTTCTTCGCGCCCGAGGCGTTCAGCGCATCGACCTGGATCTCGTTGTCGAAGTGGCCGATGTTGCAGACGATCGCCTGGTCCTTCATCTGCGACATGTGCGACAGCGTCAGCACGTCCTTGTTGCCGGTGGTGGTGACGTAGATGTCGCCACGGCCCAGCGTCGACTCGACCGTGTTGACCTCGAAGCCTTCCATCGCGGCCTGCAGGGCGTTGATCGGGTCGATCTCGGTGACCACCACGCGCGCGCCGTAGGCACGCAGCGAGTGCGCCGAACCCTTGCCGACGTCGCCATAGCCGCACACGACGGCGACCTTGCCGGCGAGCATCACGTCCATCGCGCGCTTGAGGCCGTCGGCCAGCGATTCGCGGCAGCCGTACAGGTTGTCGAACTTCGACTTGGTGACCGAGTCGTTGACGTTGATCGCCGGCACCAGCAGCTTGCCCTGTTCGGCGAGCTGGTACAGGCGGTGCACGCCGGTGGTGGTCTCTTCCGACACGCCCTTCCAGTCCTTGACCACGCCGGCGAAGAAGCCCGGACGCTCGGCATGGACGCGCTTGAGCAGGTTCTTGATCACCTGCTCCTCGTGGTTCGACGACGGGGTGTTGACCCAGTCGGAACCGTTCTCGAGCTCGAAGCCCTTGTGGATCAGCAGGGTGACGTCGCCGCCGTCGTCGACGACGAGTTCCGGACCCTTGTTGCCCGGGAAGGTCAGCGCGTCGAGCGTGCAGTCCCAGTATTCCTCCAGCGATTCGCCCTTCCACGCGAACACCGGCGTGCCCGACTTGGCGATCGCGGCGGCGGCGTGGTCCTGGGTCGAGAAGATGTTGCACGAGGCCCAGCGCACGTCGGCGCCGAGATCGCGCAGCGTCTCGATCAGCACCGCGGTCTGGATGGTCATGTGCAGCGAGCCGGTGACGCGCACGCCCTTGAGCGGCTTGCCAGCGGCGTACTTGCGGCGGATCGACATCAGGCCCGGCATTTCCTGCTCGGCGATGTCGATTTCCTTGCGGCCCCAATCGGCCAGCGATATGTCGGCAACCTTGTAGTCGCCTTCGGTGGAGAAGGTCTTCGGTACGGCGTTCATGTGCAGCTCCGTTGTTTGGAAGTCCGTTTGGCTGGACTTGCATTAACGGGCGCCGTTGTTGCGTTTGGAACCTCGCCGAGCCTGGCCGCGGGTGATTCACCGCAGTCGCAGCGCCCCTCGGCGGGGCAGGGTGGAATTCTACCGCGTCGCGCCCCGCGATGGCCGCGGGCGCGGGCCCGAAAAGGGCCATTCAGCGTAGGAAACCGGTTCGGGAGCGGCAACGAAAACGGGCCGCTACGCGGCCCGCTTCGTACTCCTTTTCGATTGCGAAGCCGGGCTTACTTCTTCAGCCCGGCATCCTTGCGCAACGCGTCGGCGCGATCCGTCTTCTCCCACGAGAAGGCCGTCGCCTTGTGCTTCTTGCCGGCACCGTCGGTGTAGCTGATTTCCTTCGGCTTGCGGCCGAAGTGGCCGTAGCTGGCGGTCGGCTGGTAGATCGGGTGCTCCAGGTCGAGCATCTTGGTGATGCCGTACGGGCGCAGGTCGAAGTGCTTGCGGATCAGCTTCTCGATCTTGTCGTCGCTGATCTTGCCGGTGCCGAAGGTGGTGACCGAGATCGAGGTCGGCTCGGCGACGCCGATCGCGTACGAGACCTGCACTTCGCACTTGTCGGCCAGGCCGGCAGCGACGATGTTCTTGGCGACGTAGCGCGCCGCGTAGGCCGCGGAACGGTCGACCTTCGACGGATCCTTGCCCGAGAACGCGCCGCCACCGTGACGGGCCATGCCGCCGTAGCTGTCGACGATGATCTTGCGGCCGGTCAGGCCGCAGTCGCCCACCGGACCACCGATCACGAACTTGCCGGTCGGGTTGATGTGCACCTTGTTCTTCGGCAGCGCGTCGAGCCACTTCTTCGGCAGCACCGGCACGAGGATTTCCGAACGCACGGCTTCGATCAGGTCCTTCTGCTTGATGTCCGGATCGTGCTGCGTCGACAGCACGACGGCGTCGAGGCCGAGGATGCTGTTGCCGTCGTAGCGCAGGGTGACCTGCGACTTCGCGTCCGGACGCAGCCACTTGAGCTTGCCGTTCTTGCGCACCTTGGCCTGCTGTTCGACCAGGCGGTGGCTGTAGTACAGCGGCGCCGGCATGAATTCCGGGGCTTCCACGCAGGCGTAGCCGAACATCAGGCCCTGGTCGCCCGCGCCCTGTTCTTCCGGCTTCTTGCGGTCGACGCCCTGGTTGATGTCGGGCGACTGCTTGCCGAGCATGTTGATGATCGCGCAGGTGTGGCCGTCGAAGCCGACGTCGGAGTTGTCGTAGCCGATGTCGTTGATGACCTTGCGTGCCAGCGCTTCGATGTCGACCCACGCCGAGGTGGTGACTTCGCCGGCGACGATCGCGGCGCCGGTCTTCACCATCGTTTCGCAGGCCACGCGCGCGCGCTTGTCCTGCGCGAGGATCGCGTCGAGGACGGCGTCGGAGATCTGGTCGGCGATCTTGTCCGGATGGCCTTCGGAGACGGATTCGGAGGTGAAGAGGTAGCTGGTGGACATCGAGGCTTCCTTTAGGAATATCCCTTCATGGGGATGAAAAGATGGCCGCGCATGATACAGGCTGAAGCTGGCCAGTGCATGAAGGGGCATTGTGCGCCCGCCCGCGGCGGGCTCAAAGCGCCGCACCGCCACTGCCGCGCGCGTGGCCGCGGCCGCGCAAGTCCTGGCGTGGCCCGCTCGAAGAACGGCTGAGGCGCCAGAAACAGTACGTTCCGTTGCTGTCACATCCCTGTCGCCGTCCCGCAGCCTGCCTGTCGCATCGCGCCCCCAGGCTGCCGGCCGAAAGGGGGCACGGCGATGCAGAAGTTCGAGCAGCAGCTTCAACAGCGATTCCCGCACTGGTTCCGCGGCCGCCGCGCCAGGCTGGCGCAGCCGCTGCTGCGGGCGATCGGGCGCTGGTCGAGGTTCGACGCCATCGCCGGCTTCCTCGCCCGCAGCGGCCACCTGCGCGACTTCGAGTTCGTGCGCGGCGCGCTGGATTTCCTGCAGGCCCGCTATGTCGCCGACGCCGCCGAGCTGCGCCGCATTCCGGCCAGCGGCCGCCTGCTGATCGTCGCCAACCATCCTTCCGGCGCGCTGGACGCGCTGGCCCTGCTCGACGCGGTGGGCCAGGTGCGCCGCGACGTGAGGATCATCGCCAACGACCTGCTCTCGGCGCTGGAGCCGCTCTCGGGGTTGCTGCTGCCGATCCGCATCGTCGGCGGCCGGCCCGGCGCCGAGAGCCTGCACGCCGTCGAGCAGGCGCTGCGCGACGAAGTCTGCGTGATCGTGTTCCCGGCCGGCGAGGTCGCGCGGCTGGGCCTGCGCGGCGTCACCGACGGGCGCTGGCGCCGCGGCTTCCTGCGTTTCGCCCGCGCCACGGCCACGCCGGTGTTGCCGGTGCGCGTGGAAACGCGCAATTCGGCGCTGTTCTACGGCGCGTCCGCCCTGTTCAAGCCGGCCGGCACCGCGCTGCTGGCGCGCGAGATGTTCGCGCGCGGCGCGCGCCGCATCGCCCTGCGCATCGGCCACCCGCTGCGGTTGCCGGCCGACGGCAAGCCGACCAACCTGTTGCGCCAGGTCCGCCGCGAACTGCATGCCATCGGTACCCCGCGCGAACGCGTCGCACCGATCGGGCCGGAGGCGTTGGTCGACGCGGTCGATCCGGCGCAGGTGCGCGCCGGCGTGGAGGCGATGGAGCTGCTCGGCCAGACCTTCGACGGCAAGCAGATCCGCGTCGGCCGCCTCGCCGCCGGCGCGCCGCTGTTGCGCGAGATCGGCCGCCTGCGCGAACTGACCTTCCGCGCGGTGGGCGAGGGGACCGGCCTGCGCCTCGACGTCGACCTGTACGACAGCTGGTACGAACACATCGTGCTATGGGACGCGGCGGCGGGAAGGATCGCCGGCGCCTATCGCCTCGCGCGCGGCGCCGCGGTGCTGCCCGAGCGCGGCCTGGCCGGCTTCTACACCGCGTCCCTGTTCGACTACGCCGACGACGCGTTGCCGCGCATGCGCGAAGGCATGGAGCTGGGCCGCAGCTTCGTCGCGCCCGAGTACTGGGGCAGCCGCAGCATCGACTACCTGTGGCAGGGCATCGGCGCGTACCTGCTGCGGCATCCGGACGTGCGTTATCTGTTCGGCCCGGTCTCGATCAGCGCGGCATTGCCGATCGAGGCGCGCGAGCAGATCGTCGCCTATTACGCGCGTTATTACGGCAGCTGCGAGCGCTGCGCGGCCTCGAAGCAGCCGTTCGCCTATCGCGCCGCGCCGCCGCGTTTCGGCGATGACCTCGATGCGGCAATGGCGTTCCGCGTGCTGCGCAACAACCTCGACGCGCTCGGCGCCACCCTGCCGATGCTGTACAAGCAGTACACCGACCTGTGCGAACCCGGCGGCGCGCGCTTCCTTGCGTTCGGCGTGGATCCCGCCTTCAGCGACTCGGTCGACGGGTTGATCGAAGTCGACCTTCAGCGCCTGCGCGCGAAGAAGCGCGAGCGCTACCTCGTCGCGGCAGAGACGCGCGCTGTCGAGGTGACGGAATGAACGCGCCGATCGCGACGCTGGCCCCGCGCCGGCGCGCGGTCTTCGTGTCCGACGTGCACCTGGGCTCCAAGCACTGCCATGCCGCGGAGCTGGCCGACTTCCTGGCGACGCTGCGCTGCGACCGGCTCTACCTGGTCGGCGACATCGTCGACCTGTGGTGGCTGGCGTCGCGGCGGGCGACGTGGA
It encodes:
- the metK gene encoding methionine adenosyltransferase, which translates into the protein MSTSYLFTSESVSEGHPDKIADQISDAVLDAILAQDKRARVACETMVKTGAAIVAGEVTTSAWVDIEALARKVINDIGYDNSDVGFDGHTCAIINMLGKQSPDINQGVDRKKPEEQGAGDQGLMFGYACVEAPEFMPAPLYYSHRLVEQQAKVRKNGKLKWLRPDAKSQVTLRYDGNSILGLDAVVLSTQHDPDIKQKDLIEAVRSEILVPVLPKKWLDALPKNKVHINPTGKFVIGGPVGDCGLTGRKIIVDSYGGMARHGGGAFSGKDPSKVDRSAAYAARYVAKNIVAAGLADKCEVQVSYAIGVAEPTSISVTTFGTGKISDDKIEKLIRKHFDLRPYGITKMLDLEHPIYQPTASYGHFGRKPKEISYTDGAGKKHKATAFSWEKTDRADALRKDAGLKK
- a CDS encoding lysophospholipid acyltransferase family protein; the protein is MQKFEQQLQQRFPHWFRGRRARLAQPLLRAIGRWSRFDAIAGFLARSGHLRDFEFVRGALDFLQARYVADAAELRRIPASGRLLIVANHPSGALDALALLDAVGQVRRDVRIIANDLLSALEPLSGLLLPIRIVGGRPGAESLHAVEQALRDEVCVIVFPAGEVARLGLRGVTDGRWRRGFLRFARATATPVLPVRVETRNSALFYGASALFKPAGTALLAREMFARGARRIALRIGHPLRLPADGKPTNLLRQVRRELHAIGTPRERVAPIGPEALVDAVDPAQVRAGVEAMELLGQTFDGKQIRVGRLAAGAPLLREIGRLRELTFRAVGEGTGLRLDVDLYDSWYEHIVLWDAAAGRIAGAYRLARGAAVLPERGLAGFYTASLFDYADDALPRMREGMELGRSFVAPEYWGSRSIDYLWQGIGAYLLRHPDVRYLFGPVSISAALPIEAREQIVAYYARYYGSCERCAASKQPFAYRAAPPRFGDDLDAAMAFRVLRNNLDALGATLPMLYKQYTDLCEPGGARFLAFGVDPAFSDSVDGLIEVDLQRLRAKKRERYLVAAETRAVEVTE
- a CDS encoding DUF4124 domain-containing protein, which encodes MPLRPLLPLLLFCALLSLWPRPAQADVRRCVTASGQTIFTDRKCTEVDAVERLPRDDAPAAARVRRAGGCARTLQDLVFEMTSAIDARDANRLAGVYHWPGTSADAGYRIWMRLDAIASRPLVDIVPVMPASNPAPETTTADSDDADGVATSAPPAQADGDLYPQTTVRRNPVALRVEQTVGNSATPSRTVFGLTHYFGCWWLRF
- the ahcY gene encoding adenosylhomocysteinase → MNAVPKTFSTEGDYKVADISLADWGRKEIDIAEQEMPGLMSIRRKYAAGKPLKGVRVTGSLHMTIQTAVLIETLRDLGADVRWASCNIFSTQDHAAAAIAKSGTPVFAWKGESLEEYWDCTLDALTFPGNKGPELVVDDGGDVTLLIHKGFELENGSDWVNTPSSNHEEQVIKNLLKRVHAERPGFFAGVVKDWKGVSEETTTGVHRLYQLAEQGKLLVPAINVNDSVTKSKFDNLYGCRESLADGLKRAMDVMLAGKVAVVCGYGDVGKGSAHSLRAYGARVVVTEIDPINALQAAMEGFEVNTVESTLGRGDIYVTTTGNKDVLTLSHMSQMKDQAIVCNIGHFDNEIQVDALNASGAKKLNIKPQVDKYTFANGNSIFLLAEGRLVNLGCATGHPSFVMSNSFSNQTLAQLDLWANKDNYEVGVYILPKKLDEEVARLHLEKIGVKLTTLTQDQADYLGVAVEGPYKPDHYRY
- the metF gene encoding methylenetetrahydrofolate reductase [NAD(P)H], which gives rise to MPLPALSFEFYPPKTDEQRAQLDKTAARLKSLKPDYVSCTFGAGGSTLSYTPETIERLHAHHGLDAAPHLSCVGGTRAELGELLLRYKAMGCRRIVALRGDLPSGMGRAGDFRYASDLVEFIRTEYNGFFHIEVAAYPECHPQADDALADLRNFKRKVEAGANGAITQYFYNADAYFRFVDDARRLGIDVPIVPGIMPISNFTQLRRFSEACGAEIPRWIGKRMQAFGDDVDSVREFASDFVASLCQRLIDGGAPGLHFYTLNLSKPTLGVLARLE